The stretch of DNA GTAGTGTGAGTACTCACAGTATGGAAGTAGTATTTTAATCTTcctaaataattataactgTGATTATAATTAGGAGATTCATGCctataattataatcatcatagtaattataataataataattattattatcattatcattatcattatcattatcatcaatgTCGTCATCTTCGTTgtcactatatatattttcacttTTCTCATGAGATCCATAAGATCCTTTGCTTGTGGTTACATGACCAGATTTGTAATTCCTTCTGTTAagcatatttaataaaatatatttatctctCTCCttattagaaaataaatctagatgaaataaaataaatggtaaattaaaatgtaacaataatataaaaaagtcTGAATTCTTAAATAGTGGATGTAATTGTAATATGGATAAAGGAAAGAAAATGTATTTGTATGTACttggaaatatataatatgaccaataattaaatatttttaatatatttttattattatttttatatgaaaaaaaatgattaataagggaataaataattaatggGTTTTTTACTTGGTTTACAATTTTCCAAATTTTATATGGTACCATATTATGATCTTTATTAtcacttttttttgttttattttgtatttttttcatataaatattattataataattggAATTATTgtgtaaattattataatatatatcaacattgttattaatattattattatcatcactatgattgttattattattattattattatcatcactattgttgttattattattattattattatcatcactattgatgttattattattattattattattattgttatcacCCATTTGCAtgctattatttataatactaGATCTATCCTCAAACAAATCCGTgacattataaatattttcaacttgtgacatttttttttgtgttacCTCTTTATTTGTCTTTTCCacatttatattcttatcattacataaaaaatttttattaaaatcatCATTTATCTCTCCATTGATATTTAGTGTATTAGAATTTTTGATAGGTTGTCTTTTAAAAAAGTTTGAAtcattatcataaaaaatattctctCCATTATAATCAATAGATGAAAATGGActaacattattatatatatcattatatatattaatatagttaacattatttatataatgataattataatatttatatttatcaatatttaatcttatattttgttggtttttattaaaatatttatattcttcattcttcattttttttttttttgtaattgaAGGTAAAGATAATGCAtgtacataattttttttttgttctatatttttttcattgttatcatttatatacttttctttataattatatatatcattattataataattatcactatgataataattttgattaGAACCATATTCATTACtatcataataaaatttttcttcatttttataatcctCATCTATGTTTTCCATTTTCTTTAAGAAAGTCAACCcactttgtttttttcttccactataaaaattatcatcatttttatatgcaCAATTTTcatccaaaaaaaaataagaaacatCTTTGTCTCTTAATAATATCTCTAAGATTAGAATCCCAAGGTTAAAAATATCTTCCTGCAATTTCATCAAGCGTCCTTTTCTTTCATCTTCATATCTATTtcgaaaaaataaatataaacaaataaataaatatatatatatatatatatatgatataatatttgtaattaTTGACATGTGGTTAATACCTTATTTGaggtatataatatagatagtcgttaagaatattaatatctgttaaaaaaatgtgcatattattttgtataagcacattttctctttttatatGCCCATGATATATACCCAAGGAATGAAGTTGTATTATAGATAgaaatatttgaaatatgtaaaaataataaaaattgtttGTATTTGTCTTATCAGATAAATAGTGATCTAaatttttgaatataaatcttctgtatatataaatattattttcataaacaCTCATACGGTTATAGGGTAATctacaaaattaaaaaaaaaaaaaaaaaaaaaaaaaaaaaaaaaaaaaaaaaaaaaaaaaattacacaatatacaatatatagttatatacatatatatatatatatatatatatatatatatgtttgtatgCAGACAAATGAACAAAACGCACaggaatatatatctattaatACTTACACATTTGGAAAGAGATCAAAGGAGAAAAGGAATTTTagagtatataatattctctTTATTTTGGGGGCTTCGGATTTTAATttacaaatttttattaaaacatgaccctcattattattaatacccTGAAATgagtgataaaaaaaaaaatatatatatatatatatataaatttatttatttatttatatttcgaTATAGaagataagaaaaatatatatacatatatatatatatatattttgtaccTCTAGAACGTGATAGAAATTGTTCAGGGTATATGAgttcataaaaatgaaatgctcatatttaaatagataattatatatgttaaataatttatttaaatatttacaatataCATCATCCAATTCTGTTGTGCTGTGTCCTATATTGCTATACAAAGTATTACCCA from Plasmodium sp. gorilla clade G2 genome assembly, chromosome: 8 encodes:
- a CDS encoding serine/threonine protein kinase VPS15, putative, which translates into the protein MGNTLYSNIGHSTTELDDVYCKYLNKLFNIYNYLFKYEHFIFMNSYTLNNFYHVLEGINNNEGHVLIKICKLKSEAPKIKRILYTLKFLFSFDLFPNVLPYNRMSVYENNIYIYRRFIFKNLDHYLSDKTNTNNFYYFYIFQIFLSIIQLHSLGIYHGHIKRENVLIQNNMHIFLTDINILNDYLYYIPQIRYEDERKGRLMKLQEDIFNLGILILEILLRDKDVSYFFLDENCAYKNDDNFYSGRKKQSGLTFLKKMENIDEDYKNEEKFYYDSNEYGSNQNYYHSDNYYNNDIYNYKEKYINDNNEKNIEQKKNYVHALSLPSITKKKKMKNEEYKYFNKNQQNIRLNIDKYKYYNYHYINNVNYINIYNDIYNNVSPFSSIDYNGENIFYDNDSNFFKRQPIKNSNTLNINGEINDDFNKNFLCNDKNINVEKTNKEVTQKKMSQVENIYNVTDLFEDRSSIINNSMQMGDNNNNNNNNNNINSDDNNNNNNNNNSDDNNNNNNNNHSDDNNNINNNVDIYYNNLHNNSNYYNNIYMKKIQNKTKKSDNKDHNMVPYKIWKIVNQVKNPLIIYSLINHFFSYKNNNKNILKIFNYWSYYIFPSTYKYIFFPLSILQLHPLFKNSDFFILLLHFNLPFILFHLDLFSNKERDKYILLNMLNRRNYKSGHVTTSKGSYGSHEKSENIYSDNEDDDIDDNDNDNDNDNNNYYYYNYYDDYNYRHESPNYNHSYNYLGRLKYYFHTVSTHTTSINKHQLKTYIMNTNINNQIKKEILKQWYCYKKEKKKEYATQYVVNNKNNVHHNIYIKKKSNYDNHIYKLKNQGDTSKIIHINHKKMKSNSKDKYCSTYCNHKKYNNKKKSYHSLSYFPFPILSYKNVHAFYKNFLNFYKFLYYQIFYEQKSYMDVFKCMEYYKRVIYSPLFNDFYYKQDREKKKTRMMNGINMKRYSCNGIIKCEPNIRSNEIQKEKKQKKEKKEKKEKKEKNGKKSKKETSNNQHNINKHNNYNNFGANGNVVKWQFNEDIYHLINIIICCYNSLTYNFVKILSIEIIYCIILHVSENKLNNELISFLLYCFNKENEKIKIMVLKCFYKIINNSMNNRPNMQLYLEKFLPKYYLLKNQDIYEKYYYSKYLPLFSYITIQYIYNESLLKNNKTIIKKNKLSQIPYMEILNDIKTEIHFILNTEQNFYENLFEFYNYIFPFCKIMNKKWVKIYILPYLLTNIYKTKNNFLKATCSKVTLRIVFYINQKKVYHIFLQYLNKLLCSQNQQIIQFILCEINHILKKTWKKYQQEQKKSKKFWNFLRKIQIDHLYIHPSIIIQQLVHKIINKLKNIEYKTNKKNNKMIIM